The following DNA comes from Ornithobacterium rhinotracheale DSM 15997.
ATCAATTTTAGATAAAATTTCTTGTCCATCTTCTGTGTTTTCAAACCATGTGAATAAATCAGACGCATTGACATAATCTCTCCATTTATTATAATCTAAATCTTTTAAATTATTTTCATCAAATATACCGAATTTATCACTCGCAATATATAATTCTCTAACTTCTCCTATATTAAGTATCATAATTTTATTTAATAAACTCTTCTAATGTTTTAATTTCAAATTCTATTTTACTATTTTTTGTGGTGATACATATACTGCACCATTCCATCGGCAAGACCTATTTTTGGCACATGCATCTTTTTAGCTTTGGCAAATTTCATTACCGAAGTATAGATTTCCAACGCTGGAACGATAACATCTGCACGGTCGGGTTTCATGTTGTAAATAGACAAACGATCTTCGAAATCCAAAGCACTTAAAATCTTTCTTTGTTGGTTCAGATAAGTAAAGCTGAGTGCTTTCTTTTTACCCGAATATTTAAAAATATGGTTGATGTTCCCCCCCGAACCAATCATCTCGATATTGCCTAAATCTTTACAATTTTCAATTACCCAAGGTTTCACTTCTTTTACCAAATAGGAAGCATCTACCTTGCCATTGAGCCAGCGCACCGTTCCCACATCAAACGAACGGGTATTGAGCACTTTTCCGTGCGCCAAAACGGTGAGCTCGGTACTACCACCTCCTACATCTATGTATAGATAGGAATTCTTATCGTTTACATATTCTTTTAGCTCGGTTTCAAAAATGATTTGCCCTTCTTTTTGTCCGTCGATAATTTCTAAATCCACGCCTGCTTTTTCGCGGATTTTCTTTACGATTTTTTTACCGTTTTTCACCTCTCGCATGGCAGATGTAGCAAAGGCTGAATAGCCTTGCACTTGGTGCACATCCATCAAGAGTTTGTAGGCAGTCATGGCTTGGATCAGTCTTTTTTCGTTTTCCTCAGAAATTTCGCCTCGCACAAAGGCATCTTCTCCCAAACGAATCGGCACACGCACCAAGCTGGTTTTGTTGAATGTTACACGACCTTCCTCATTATATATGGAACACACCAAAAGTCTTACAGCATTTGAACCTATGTCTATGGCGGCAAGTTTAGTTATTTTCATTATACAATTTTTTATAATATTCGTAAATGCTAATTTGCGAACGATTTTCTGGCAAATCGTTGCTTTGATAAATTTCGTCTTGTGTATTATTTTGGATTCTACCTTTTACATTGTCATTAAAACTTAAATCAAAGGTATCCATTACTTCTTTCTTCAATTCAGGGTCATAGATAGGGCAGCCTACCTCCACACGGTGATCGATGTTACGCGTCATCATATCGGCAGATGAAATGTAAACTTGATCATCTCCCCCGTTTTTAAACCAATAAATACGCGGGTGCTCCAAGAATTTATCTACCACGCTGATGGCTCTTATGTTTTCGCTCATGCCTGGAATGCCAGGAATCAAACAACAAATGCCACGAATTACCAAACGCACTTCTACCCCTGCTTGGCTGGCTTGATACAGCTTATCTATCATCTTTTTATCTGAAAGGCTATTGGCTTTGATATTGATTTGCGCGGGTTTTCCTTGCTTTTTATTTTCAATTTCTTGATTGATGTAGCGTGTGAGCTTTCGGCGCATTTCGTGTGGCGAAACGATTAAGTGCTTATACGGCTTAACTTTATAATTAAATTCAAAGAAATCAAACACTTGCGATACTTCCTCTGTAATTTCTTTGCGAGAAGTAAGCAGCGTAAAATCGGTATAGATTCTCGCAGTTTTCTCGTGGAAGTTCCCCGTACTCACAAATGCAATTTTCTTTTCCACCCCCTCTCGCTCATAAGTTACCAAACCTAACTTTGAGTGAACTTTTAAATCTGCCACACCAAAGATTACTTTCACGCCCTCGTCTTGCAAAGTTTTAGACCAGTGCACATTATTTGCCTCGTCAAATCTTGCACGAAGCTCCAGCACGGCAGTTACTTTTTTACCATTTTTGGCGGCATTCACCAGTGCACTCATAATTTGCGATTCGCTAGCCACACGATACACCGTCATTTTAATCGATTTCACATGCGGGTCTATCGCTGCCTCGCGCAAAAATTTCAACAAAACTGAATAATCGGCATACGGGGCATACAACATGTGGTCTTGCTTTTCAATCTCGCTGATGTAGCTTTTTACATGCTGTAATGCAGGTGGTACAAGTGGTTTTATCTTTTTAAATTCTAGATCGGTTCTGCCCAAATTCGGGAATTTAATGAAATCTCGCTTATTGTGGTATTTGCTACCTGGCGAAATGGTATCATAAGAATCGATATGTAATATCTTTTTTAAATAATCTAAAGTATCTGGTGCCATATCTCTATCATACACCAAACGCACAGGCTCACCACTACGGCGACGCTCCACACTGCGCGAAATCCTATCCATGAAACTTTTTTGCACATCT
Coding sequences within:
- a CDS encoding Ppx/GppA phosphatase family protein — translated: MKITKLAAIDIGSNAVRLLVCSIYNEEGRVTFNKTSLVRVPIRLGEDAFVRGEISEENEKRLIQAMTAYKLLMDVHQVQGYSAFATSAMREVKNGKKIVKKIREKAGVDLEIIDGQKEGQIIFETELKEYVNDKNSYLYIDVGGGSTELTVLAHGKVLNTRSFDVGTVRWLNGKVDASYLVKEVKPWVIENCKDLGNIEMIGSGGNINHIFKYSGKKKALSFTYLNQQRKILSALDFEDRLSIYNMKPDRADVIVPALEIYTSVMKFAKAKKMHVPKIGLADGMVQYMYHHKK
- the ppk1 gene encoding polyphosphate kinase 1 codes for the protein MSNYKYINREISWLKFNARVLQEARDKSVPLLERLRFLGIYSNNLDEFYKVRYATVVRALEIDQKIYSNIIKGQSLKTLLNDIKESVSLQQQTYDDTYDEIIRELEKEDIFFIDDTEVSGKYADYIRDYFQDKLSHTIAVYLYPPDSTKIPELREGANYLAVKMVKNPEIKSETRRLRQNSKAWKGIKPENEPQPVNTYAIIEVPTHLFSRFVVLPKMDENRHYIMMLEDVIRYNLNEIFNIFDYDHIEAHSFKSSKDAEMDLDQDVQKSFMDRISRSVERRRSGEPVRLVYDRDMAPDTLDYLKKILHIDSYDTISPGSKYHNKRDFIKFPNLGRTDLEFKKIKPLVPPALQHVKSYISEIEKQDHMLYAPYADYSVLLKFLREAAIDPHVKSIKMTVYRVASESQIMSALVNAAKNGKKVTAVLELRARFDEANNVHWSKTLQDEGVKVIFGVADLKVHSKLGLVTYEREGVEKKIAFVSTGNFHEKTARIYTDFTLLTSRKEITEEVSQVFDFFEFNYKVKPYKHLIVSPHEMRRKLTRYINQEIENKKQGKPAQINIKANSLSDKKMIDKLYQASQAGVEVRLVIRGICCLIPGIPGMSENIRAISVVDKFLEHPRIYWFKNGGDDQVYISSADMMTRNIDHRVEVGCPIYDPELKKEVMDTFDLSFNDNVKGRIQNNTQDEIYQSNDLPENRSQISIYEYYKKLYNENN